A region of the Pseudomonas silesiensis genome:
TCTTTCGCGAGCGAGCTCGCTCCTACAGGGGGTCGAGGGGTCAGGCGCTGGCGGGCATGGCATGCCGCCGGTGATGAACCTCCAACTGGTCCTTGATCACCCGCAACACCTTGGCCTCGTGGTCATGGATGAAAAAGTGCCCGCCGGCCAGCATGTCCACGGAAAAACTGCCGTGGGTTTCCTTGCGCCAGCCGATCAATTGTTCGGTGGTGGCGCGGTCGTCCTTGCCGCCGAGCACATGCACCGGGCACTTGAGCAACGGCCGCTGCACCGGTTCGAAACGCCCGCACAACTGGAAATCGGCGCGCAGGACTGGCAGCGTCAGGCTCATCAGTTCTTCATTGGCCAGCACTTCTTCGCTGGTGCCGTTGAGGGTGCGCAATTGCTCGATCAACTCGGCGTCGGTCTTTGGTTCTGCAAAGCCACGATCGTAGTCGGCCCGCATCGTCGGTGCGGCCGTGCCTGAAGCGAACAATGCCACCGGCTCCGGCAAGCCCAGCGAGCGCAAGGCATGGGCCATTTCACAGGCCAGCAATGCGCCCAGGCTATGGCCGAACAAGGCGTAGGGTGCCTTGAGCGTAATTTTCTGTTCATGGGCCAGTTGCAGCGCCAGGCGCCGCATGTCGGTGTGCAAAGGTTCGCCAAACCGCGCGCCACGGCCCGGCAGCTCGACGGGCTGCAGTTTCAGCCACTCCGGCAGTTTGCGCCGCCAGCGGCTGTAGACCATGGCGCTCGCGCCTGAATAGGGCAGGCACAGCAATGTCAGCTGGGTCACCGGGCTTTCCTCGAAAAGTTGTCTGTTAGGAGAACGGATGAGGCAGATCGTGAATTAGTCGAAGATCCAAATGTGGGAGCGAGCTTGCTCGCGATGGCGGTGTGCCTGTCACCATCAAAGTTGATTGATACGCCGCTATCGCGAGCAAGCTCGCTCCCACAATGATCTCTATTTCAAATGACGATGGCTTTGGACTGCAGAACCGAGCACCACTGCCCCCGCCCCGATCGCCACCCAAAACCCGCTGCGGGCGCCAAAGGCATCGATCAGCCACCCCGAACCGGCCGCGCCGATCGCCACGCCGATACTCAACCCGGTCACCAGCCAGGTCAGGCCTTCGGTGAGCTTGGCCGGTGGCACGATCTGCTCCACCAGGGCCATCGCAACGATCAAGGTCGGCGCGAAAAACAGCCCGGCGACGAACACCGCCAGCGATAACCCGAGAATGTTCGTCGCCAGCAGCAGCGGCAATGTGGTCACCGCCGTCGCCACCCCGCCGTACAGAAACAACCGAGGCAATGGCACCTTCGAACGCAAGGCGCCGAACGCCAGTCCCGCCAGACACGAGCCAATCGCATACACCGACAGCACAATGCTCGCCGCCGCCGGTTGGCCCTGGTGCTGGGCGAAGGCGACGCTGACCACATCGATCACACCGACGATGGTGCCCATGGCCACCATCAACAGCACCAGCCATTGAATCTCGCGGGAACGGATGATCGAACCTTGATGATGTTCCTCATGAGGATGCACCGGCGGCTCGGTGTCGCGTTGCAGCACAAACGCGGTGACCCCGATCGCCAGCATCAGCAGCGCCGCCAACGGCCCGGCCTCGGGAAACGCCACTACGCACAGCCCCACCGACAACGGCGGCCCGACGATAAAGCAGACCTCGTCGAGCACCGACTCCAGGGCATAGGCGGTTTGCAGTTGAGGTTGGCCGCGATACAACTCGGTCCAGCGGGCCCGTACCATCGCCGACATGCTTGGCATGCAACCCGCCAGCGCGGCAAACAGGAACAAGGTCCAGTTCGGCGCTTGCAAACGGGTGCAGAGCAATACCAGCAGCAACGCCCCGCCGCCGATCAGCGCAGAAACCGGCAAGATCCGCCGCTGCCCGAAACGGTCCACCAGGCGCGAAACCTGCGGTGCGCAAAATGCCGTGGCCAAGGCAAACGTGGCGGCTACCGCGCCCGCCAACCCGTACCCACCCTGCAGTTGCGAGAGCATGGTGATCAGGCCGATGCCGGTCATGGAGATGGGCATGCGCGCGATCATGCCCGCCATTACAAAAGCGCTGGAGCCAGGGGCTTTGAATAGCTCGCGGTAGGGGTTTGCCATGGGGTGCAGGTCTCGACAAGGGACTGCAAGTTGCCATATGGCTGATCCAGGGGAAAGCAGGTAATTGTTGGTTGAATGTGAAGGCCCCTTCGCGAGCAAGCTCGCTCCCACAGGGGTCGACTGTGAACGCACGATTGGCGAGCACTGGAGATTAACTGTGGGAGCGAGCTTGCTCGCGAAGGGGCCAGTGCAGTCACCAAATGAACTCTCTGCCGCTCACACCAGTCAGCTACTTAGGCCCTCAACTCAAGGCGCTGACGTTCATGCAGCTTTCCCTCGCTCAACAAGTCGCCCTGGTCACCGGCGCCAGTTCCGGCATCGGTGCCGCGGCTGCCAAGGCCCTGGCCGCTGCCGGTGCCGCGGTGGTGATCAACTACCATTCCCAGGCCGAACCCGCCGAAGCACTGGCCCGGCAGATCAATGATGAAGGTGGCCGCGCCATCGCCATCGGTGCCGACGTTTCCAAAGAGGACGACGTCGAACGACTGTTTGCGCAAACCCTTGACGCCTTCGGTTATCTGGACATTCTGGTGGCCAATTCCGGTATGCAGAAAGACGCCGCCACCGTCGACATGACCCTCGCCGACTGGAACCAGGTGATCGGTGTCAACCTCACCGGGCAGTTCCTCTGCGCTCGCGCCGCCCTGCGCATTTTCAACCGGCAAGGTGTTCGCGAAGGCGTGTCCCGGGCCGCCGGCAAGATCATCCACATGAGCTCGGTGCACCAGCGCATCCCCTGGGCCGGTCACGTCAACTACGCCGCGTCCAAAGGTGGCGTCGACATGCTGATGCAGACCCTGGCCCAGGAAGTCAGCCACCAGCGAATCCGCGTCAACGGCATCGCGCCGGGGGCCATCCGTACGGCGATAAATCATTCCGAAACCGCAGGCGACGCCGAGCGAGAACTGCTCAAGCTCATCCCTTATGGCCGGGTCGGCGAGGTCGAAGATATCGCCAGTGCGGTGGTCTTCCTCGCCTGCGATGCCTCCGACTACATCGTCGGCACCACCTTGTTCATCGACGGCGGCATGAGCCTCTATCCGGAGTTTCGCGGCAATGGCTGATTATCAACTTGAACGACAAAGCGCCATCGACGCCCACGGCATCATCGGCGACATGTGCAGCGCGGCGCTGGTCAACGACAAGGGCAGCGTGGACTTTTTCTGCTGGCCCGAGTTCGACAGTCCGTCGATCTTCTGCTCGCTGCTGGACACGCCCGAGGCGGGCATTTTCCAACTGGCGCCAGACCTGCCCGGCGCCCGCCGCGAGCAGATTTACCTGCCGGACACCAATGTCCTGCAAACCCGCTGGCTCAGCGACCGCGCGGTGGTGGAAGTCACCGACCTGCTGCCCATCGGCGACAGCGAGGATGATCTGCCGGTGTTGATGCGCCGGGTTCGGGTAGTCAGTGGCCAGGTAACCATCCACATGCGCTGCGCCGTGCGTCATGACTACGCCCGCGCCAAAACCCGCGCGCGCATGGATGACCGACACGTGACCTTCGCGGCCGCCAACCAGCCGTCCCTGCGCCTGTCTTCAGACCAGGTGCTGCGTATCGAAGACAATGCGGCAGTCGCCGAATTCACCCTCGAACAGGACCAGAGTGCCGAGTTCCTGCTCGGCGGCATCGATGATCCGCGATTCAAGGAAGGAGGTGCCACGCTGTGCCTGGAACGCACCCTGAAATACTGGCGCGACTGGTCCGGCCAATCCAGTTACCGGGGGCGCTGGCGGGAGATGGTCAATCGCTCGGCCCTGGCCCTGAAGCTGCTGACCTCGCGCAAACACGGGGCAATCGTCGCTGCCGCCACCTTCGGTCTGCCGGAAACGCCTGGCGGCGAGCGCAACTGGGATTACCGCTACACCTGGATCCGCGATGCGTCATTTACCGTCTACGCCTTCATGCGCCTGGGATACGTCCAGGAAGCCAACGACTACATGCGCTGGTTGCGCGGGCGGGTCAGCGACTGCCAGGGCAAGCCGATGAAAATCAACATTCTGTACGCCATCGACGGGCGTCAGGAGTTGCCGGAAACCGAACTGTCGCACCTGTCCGGCCATGGCGGTGCGGTGCCGGTGCGCATCGGTAATCAGGCTTATGATCAGATCCAGCTCGACATCTTCGGCGAGTTGATGGACGCGGTGTACCTGGTCAACAAATATGGCGATGCCATCTCCCATGAGGGCTGGAAACACGCCGTGGAAGTGGTCGATCAAGTCTGCGAAACCTGGCAGCAAACGGATGTGGGCATCTGGGAAATGCGCGGTGAGCAACATCACTTCCTGCACTCGAGGCTGATGTGCTGGGTGGCGCTGGACCGCGCCATTCGCCTCGCCTCCAAACGCTCGCTGCCTGCCCCATTCGCCCGCTGGGACCAGACCCGACAGGCGATATACGCCGACATCTGGGAAAATTTCTGGAACGAAGAGCGCGGGCATTTCGTCCAGCACATTGGTGGCACCGCCCTCGATGGCTCGATGCTGCTGATGCCCCTGGTGCGTTTCGTCAGCGCCAAGGATCCGCGCTGGCTGTCGACCCTGCAAGCCATCGAAAAAACCCTGGTGCGCGACGGCATGGTCTATCGCTATCGCAACGAAGACAGCGGGATCGACGGCCTCGCCGGCGCCGAAGGCGCCTTTGCCGCCTGCTCGTTCTGGTACGTCGAATGCCTGGCCCGGGCGGGCCAGGTGGAAAAAGCGCATCTGGAATTTGAGCAACTGCTGAGGCTTGCCAATCCGTTGGGGTTGTATGCCGAAGAATTCGACAGCCATGCCCGGCACCTGGGCAACACACCGCAAGCGCTGACGCATCTGGCGCTGATCAGCGCGGCGTGTTTTCTGGATCGGAAATTGAGTGGGGAGAAGAATAACTGGCAGCCGTGAGACCGGGTCGCCCCCTTCGCGGGCAAGCCACGCTCCCACAGGTTTTACGTCGTTCGCAAATAACAGGTTCGACACAAACCCTGTGGGAGCGAGCTGCTCGCGAAGAGGCCATAAGCCTCAACATAAAACCAACTGAATGCCACTGTCCGCTAAACATGCCGGGAACGTGGCTTTTTACACGAAGAACTTAAACACGGCTCACCTGAAAAAAAATCACCTCGCCTCAGGCTTGTGCTGGCCGGCCTACAAAATTTAAACAGAACTTGCTCTTTACCTACGCGACATCGGGTTCCAGCCCCTCGGAAATACCTGGTTGCCAGCCGCCCCATCCCTCCCTAACATCCACCTTCAACGGGCACAGCGGAGCTGTCCAACAAAACCCGAATTCAAGGAACCAGAATGACCCAGCGCATCCACCGCAGCATCGACACCCCACTCCGGTCAGGCCTGAACCGCGACGAACTGTGGGAAGCCGCCGACAAAGGCCTGATCAAATGCTGGGAAATCGGCCGCCAACGCGCCGCCCGCTTCCCCGACCTCGCCCAACGATGCCTCGCCGATGAATTGCCGGTGCTGGGCTGGAAAGGTGGCGTCAGCCGCAGCCTGAAAAAACTCGAAAAATACGGATCCCTCAAATATCTCGCCCAGTGGCAGGGGTTGCGTGGCGAGGATCTGGATATCGATCTGAGTGAAGAACGGGCATTGACCTGTTCCAGGACCAACATGGTGGTGACCTTTACGCCGGATCGGTCGAAGTATTTCAATCAGGTGGCAGAAGCCGAAGTCTGACGGTCGTTGAGGAACCAGGTGTGTCTGCTAACCCGGTTACAGGACCCTTGGGGCAATTGCATAGGGCTCAAGCAATCATCTGTTCAAGGCATTACTGGATCGGCTTGAGCGCTGACGGAAAAACGCTCGCGATAGGCCTGCGGCGTTACCCCCATGGCTCGCAGGAAACTGCGCCGAAGCGTCTCTTCGCTGCCGAACCCGCACTGCATCGCCACCCGTTTGATCGGTAGACCGGTGTCGCCGAGCAGGCGCCGGGCGGTTTCGACGCGGATCAGTTCGATCGCCCGGGCCGGGGTTTGGCCGGTGTCTGTGCGGTAGTGGCGCACGAAGCTGCGTTCGCTCATGCCGGCTTGCAAGGCCAGGCTCGGAATGCCGAGGTCTTTGGTGAGGTTTTCGCTGATCCAGGCGTGAAGGTCGTCGAAACGGCTGCCTTCCTTCTGCAAGGACAAGGTCACGCTGAACTGCGACTGGCCCCCTGGACGCTTGAGGAACACCACCAGTTGGCGGGCGACTTCAAGGGCCATGGTGCGGCCGAGGTCTTCCTCGACCATGGCCAGCGCCAGGTCGATACCGGCAGTGACGCCGGCCGAGGTCCACACCGGGCCGTCGTTGATGAAGATCGGGTTGGGCTCGACGCGCAGGCGCGGGTGCATTTGCGCCAACTGCTCGCAGCGGGTCCAGTGGGTCACGACCCGCCGACCATCGAGCCAGCCGCTGGCCGCCAGCAAAAACGCGCCGGTGCAGACCGATGACACCCGTCGACACTGCGTGCCGTGTTCACGCACCCAAGCCACCAGCGACGCATCGTCCGCCGCCGCATAGACTCCCCAGCCCCCGGCGATGATCAGGGTGTCGCTGGCCTCCCCGGCTAACGGCTCGGCCAGCAACGCCAGCCCTGCCGACGACATCACTGCCCCGCCGCCGCTGGCGATGACTGTCGGCGCGTAGGGCGGCGGTAAACCTTTCTGGCGGGCGATGTCGTTGGCCGAGGCGAACACTTGCAACGGGCCGGTGACATCGAGCAGTTGCACGTTGGGAAATGCGAGTACGCGGATGGTTTTCGGCATTTTGGCGTAATTCGTGGGGTGATTGGCGTATACGCCAAAGCCTACGAGCCTAAAGTGAAGCCGTCCACCCACTTCCTGAGAAAAAACACCATGACGTTGCAGATCGGTTTTCTGTTGTTCCCCCAGCTTCAGCAACTGGACCTGACCGGCCCTTATGACGTGCTGGCCTCGCTGCCGGACGTGAAGGTGCATTTGATCTGGAAGGACTTGGTGCCGGTCACCGCAAGCACGGGCCTGATGCTGAAACCGTCCGTCACCTTCGATGATTGCCCGGCGCTGGATGTGATCTGCATTCCCGGCGGCAGCGGCGTCGGGCCGTTGATGGAGGATGACGAGACGCTGGACTTCATCAGGGGCCAGGCGGCCAATGCGCGTTATGTCACGTCCGTGTGCACCGGTGCACTGGTGCTCGGTGCAGCGGGTCTGCTCAAGGGCAAGCGTGCCACGACTCACTGGGCCTACCACGACCTGCTAACACCATTGGGAGCCATTGCGGTGAAGGACCGGGTCGTACGCGACGGCAATCTGCTGACCGGTGGCGGGATCACCGCAGGGATCGATTTCGCCCTGACCCTGGCCGCTGAATTATTCGATCAGGACACGGCGCAGCTGGTGCAACTGCAACTGGAGTACGCGCCGGCGCCGCCGTTTGCTTCGGGCAGTCCTGAAACCGCCCCGGGCAGCGTGCTGGAGCAAGCCCGGCAACGTGCGGCCGGTTCGTTGAAACTACGCAGCGAAATCACCGCACGAGCAGCCGCAAAGCTCGATCAGATGCCAGCGCGCTGATCCACTCTGCCCGGCAGTCAGTCATGCCTGCCGGCGCTTCCGGGCCAGTTTGATGCACAGAGGACTTTCCATCGCACACAAAAAAACCCGCCTAAGCGGGTTTCTCAAGACCATACGACATCCTGTCTACGGCCATCCAGGCCTATGGTCGATCATCCGTGATCCTGAGTGCATCCTGCTACTCAGTTGATGGATCCAGAATATGCGTCTTGGTGAAGCATAAACAGAGGACATAACAGCGCTCTGGTGTAAGCGATTGACCATTCGGCAACGAATCGCATGTGACCGTTGTGGGAGCGAGACCGGTTGCCGGCGATGGACTCAAGAGCGGCGCGTTCTTCCAGACAGCACGCGTTATCGTTGACGTCCATCGTCGAAACGCCGCCCGGAGCAAGCTCGCTCCTACAAGGGACGTGGCAACTTTCCAATGGACGAAAAAAAACCCGCCGAAGCGGGTTTTTCCCAAGACCATTGCCGACTCCCTGTCGAGAGCGAATCCTTGCTGATGGCCGATCGTCCGTGATCCTGAAGCGCTTCCTGTGCTTCAGTT
Encoded here:
- a CDS encoding thioesterase II family protein, which gives rise to MTQLTLLCLPYSGASAMVYSRWRRKLPEWLKLQPVELPGRGARFGEPLHTDMRRLALQLAHEQKITLKAPYALFGHSLGALLACEMAHALRSLGLPEPVALFASGTAAPTMRADYDRGFAEPKTDAELIEQLRTLNGTSEEVLANEELMSLTLPVLRADFQLCGRFEPVQRPLLKCPVHVLGGKDDRATTEQLIGWRKETHGSFSVDMLAGGHFFIHDHEAKVLRVIKDQLEVHHRRHAMPASA
- a CDS encoding MFS transporter, which encodes MANPYRELFKAPGSSAFVMAGMIARMPISMTGIGLITMLSQLQGGYGLAGAVAATFALATAFCAPQVSRLVDRFGQRRILPVSALIGGGALLLVLLCTRLQAPNWTLFLFAALAGCMPSMSAMVRARWTELYRGQPQLQTAYALESVLDEVCFIVGPPLSVGLCVVAFPEAGPLAALLMLAIGVTAFVLQRDTEPPVHPHEEHHQGSIIRSREIQWLVLLMVAMGTIVGVIDVVSVAFAQHQGQPAAASIVLSVYAIGSCLAGLAFGALRSKVPLPRLFLYGGVATAVTTLPLLLATNILGLSLAVFVAGLFFAPTLIVAMALVEQIVPPAKLTEGLTWLVTGLSIGVAIGAAGSGWLIDAFGARSGFWVAIGAGAVVLGSAVQSHRHLK
- a CDS encoding glucose 1-dehydrogenase — encoded protein: MQLSLAQQVALVTGASSGIGAAAAKALAAAGAAVVINYHSQAEPAEALARQINDEGGRAIAIGADVSKEDDVERLFAQTLDAFGYLDILVANSGMQKDAATVDMTLADWNQVIGVNLTGQFLCARAALRIFNRQGVREGVSRAAGKIIHMSSVHQRIPWAGHVNYAASKGGVDMLMQTLAQEVSHQRIRVNGIAPGAIRTAINHSETAGDAERELLKLIPYGRVGEVEDIASAVVFLACDASDYIVGTTLFIDGGMSLYPEFRGNG
- a CDS encoding glycoside hydrolase family 15 protein: MADYQLERQSAIDAHGIIGDMCSAALVNDKGSVDFFCWPEFDSPSIFCSLLDTPEAGIFQLAPDLPGARREQIYLPDTNVLQTRWLSDRAVVEVTDLLPIGDSEDDLPVLMRRVRVVSGQVTIHMRCAVRHDYARAKTRARMDDRHVTFAAANQPSLRLSSDQVLRIEDNAAVAEFTLEQDQSAEFLLGGIDDPRFKEGGATLCLERTLKYWRDWSGQSSYRGRWREMVNRSALALKLLTSRKHGAIVAAATFGLPETPGGERNWDYRYTWIRDASFTVYAFMRLGYVQEANDYMRWLRGRVSDCQGKPMKINILYAIDGRQELPETELSHLSGHGGAVPVRIGNQAYDQIQLDIFGELMDAVYLVNKYGDAISHEGWKHAVEVVDQVCETWQQTDVGIWEMRGEQHHFLHSRLMCWVALDRAIRLASKRSLPAPFARWDQTRQAIYADIWENFWNEERGHFVQHIGGTALDGSMLLMPLVRFVSAKDPRWLSTLQAIEKTLVRDGMVYRYRNEDSGIDGLAGAEGAFAACSFWYVECLARAGQVEKAHLEFEQLLRLANPLGLYAEEFDSHARHLGNTPQALTHLALISAACFLDRKLSGEKNNWQP
- a CDS encoding GlxA family transcriptional regulator translates to MPKTIRVLAFPNVQLLDVTGPLQVFASANDIARQKGLPPPYAPTVIASGGGAVMSSAGLALLAEPLAGEASDTLIIAGGWGVYAAADDASLVAWVREHGTQCRRVSSVCTGAFLLAASGWLDGRRVVTHWTRCEQLAQMHPRLRVEPNPIFINDGPVWTSAGVTAGIDLALAMVEEDLGRTMALEVARQLVVFLKRPGGQSQFSVTLSLQKEGSRFDDLHAWISENLTKDLGIPSLALQAGMSERSFVRHYRTDTGQTPARAIELIRVETARRLLGDTGLPIKRVAMQCGFGSEETLRRSFLRAMGVTPQAYRERFSVSAQADPVMP
- the inhA gene encoding isonitrile hydratase; the protein is MTLQIGFLLFPQLQQLDLTGPYDVLASLPDVKVHLIWKDLVPVTASTGLMLKPSVTFDDCPALDVICIPGGSGVGPLMEDDETLDFIRGQAANARYVTSVCTGALVLGAAGLLKGKRATTHWAYHDLLTPLGAIAVKDRVVRDGNLLTGGGITAGIDFALTLAAELFDQDTAQLVQLQLEYAPAPPFASGSPETAPGSVLEQARQRAAGSLKLRSEITARAAAKLDQMPAR